From the Paenibacillus sp. MMS20-IR301 genome, the window CACACGATACGGCTTTCCATTGTCCTGGATATAAACATAGCCACTATCAATGTACTCATCTCCCAGCATCTACTTGAACTCTTCTTGGCGCTCTCTGGCCTTGTTAAGGACCTCAAACAGTTCATCCGTCATATAAGCACACGCTTGCTCTGTTCCGTCTTAGGGGCTTTTACGATCTCCTTACTGCCTGCGCTAGTACGAACCTCTGCTATCTGAATGCTTCTATCCTTGAAGTTAATGTACTTCCATTGAAGACCTACAATCTCTTCACGTCTAAGTCCCAAATAACCGGCCAGATATACGGGTAATTCAAGCTTGGTGTCTTTTACTCTGTCTAACAGAATATTTAATTGATCCCGGGTATAAGACTGGCCTACAAACCGTTCTTTCTTAGGAAGAGTTACAGCGTCCGATACGTTACGATGCACAAATTGCTGCTTCAGGCCGTAATCCAACGCTTTACGAATACAGGCATGATGTTTATGTACAGTATTTGGAGAAAGTAGCTTGTCATCCATTAGATATTTATAAGATTGTTGGATGTGTGCAGGTTGCAGCTTTTGTAACTCGAAGTTACCCAAAAAGGGGATAATATGCTTATAGATAATATTTCTGTAACCATAAATGGTTGTCTCTTCGCAGTTATACTTTACGTAGTTCTCTATCCAATGCTCAAGAAATTCGGAGAAGGTCATTTTTGTCGTCTGGACCAATAAATTACGTTGCTGATTATATTCAAATTCATTCAATAACTTCCTAGCATCGGCCTCAGAGGAAGCGGACGTATATTTCCTAATTCGTTTGCCTTTACTATCTGTACCAAAATCAAATGTAACCCGAAATTTGGTTCCAACCGTGGTGATGCTCCCTACCATGCTATCATCTCCTAATTCACTTTGCCGTAGGGGATTCCTCTACCTACGGTTAGGATAGCATGCTGTAAGATATTTTGTTAATAGATAGACCTGTAGCCAAATGGACTACAGCTACCCTCAAAAATCATGCAGTTAAAAGAGTGTTGGCTACAATTTGGCTACAAATCAGACCTGTATAAGTAAAAAACCCGCTCTGGGAGCGGGTTTTAGGATGGAGCCGAGGGGAGTCGAACCCCTGTCCGAAGATAACGGCACATAAGTTTCTACGAGTGTAGTCACGGATTTGATGTCACCCTAGAAGCCCCTATTGATAAACATTAAGCATCATTTCTTCTCAATGCATCTATCTTCTATGCGGCATCTACTTCCTACGCATAACTAATCTTAAATATTCTAAATCGTACTCAAATGTCTTATGAAGCTCCGACAAGTCATATTGATTAAGATATGAGATTATGCTCTCTAACGTTGCAATTCGCATCATATAGGAAAGATCCCCATAGTATCAATATCAGCTAAGACCCTTCGCTGCTTTTCCAACTCCACCATCCTTTCAATAACTTCCTTAAAGCCTCTTAATGATTTTTCATTTCTAAATTCGATTGGCCTTTCAATATCAACATACATTAACTCCTCTTTATATTCTTGAAGGGTTTTATATCGCATTTGCTCAGCTAAATCTGCTCTCCTTTGATCTGGGCCAAGACGAACTTAGTTCTCCAGGCAACGAATGTTTCTTTGGGTACTCCGAGTTCAGTTGAGCCGTCCCACTGATCCATGTGATGCTCTACAATAAGTTCATGCATAATATCCTTGAGTGACTTACCATATTTCTTTTCTATTTCTTCTTGGTATTCTTTATTTGTCTTCATGCACACTCACCCGTTAATGAGATTTCGTAATTCATTCAATGCTGACTTCGTGAAGTTAGCAACAAATGCTTCGACATCAGCTACTTCTTCTTTATTAAACTCCAATGTTTGTACTGCAACGACTGCTTTTCCATTTTGAATATCAGCTAGCTCAGTACTACCTTTCTTAATCCTATGATAATTGGTTCCACCATCTTCATAGAGCAGTACTCGATGAACAAAGTCGCCTGGATAGTATGTAATACATTGATAGTACATCATTCGAATGTTGTCTTCTGTAATTGCACTTTCTAACGCTTTAATTGTCGCTGAAGTATAAAATCCCATCGAAGTTCTCCCTTAATCCATTCTCGATATTTAATTCAATCAGAACTCCTCTACACTCACAGTACCACTGCTAATGAGCGCCAACTCCAGCTTTTCTCTATCCTTAGTAGATAAAACAATCTTCATTCTATTGCTTTGTCCTGGATAACCCAAGATACCCTCAAACTGATTTCTCACTTCCTTATTCTTGAAAATATAGATATAATCATATCCCTCAAGAAACGGGAACGAATCTGATAGCTCTACAGGAAGCCTCTCCCACTGGTAAGATGCCGCTCTAAACCCTCTTGTAGGTTTAGGCGCGATGACTGGAATAAGCCAATCCCTTCCAACTTTTCTTGCTGTCCGTAGTTTGCCCCTACGAATCCATTGACGCACCGTAATATCAGATACATCATTAAGCTTAGCAAATTGATCTACTGTAAAGTAATCACATTTGACACTTAGCAGGGTAAACTCCTCTGTGGATGTAGAGGACTCTAGCTCCCCGCCTTCATCAAGGTTAAATTCCTCACAATAATAAAGTCTTAGATCTATACCATCATTGGTCAGAGCGTAGTCGTAATACCACCAGTCATCTGTTAATATTGGGAGACTACAATTTTCAAGTGCTTGTTGAAACCTTATACATAAGTTATGCATTTGTTTATATAACTCTGATTTCAAATCTTCGGGGTCTGGTGCATATTGTTCCATGTACTTTTGGAAATCTCTTTGAACGTCCGCTTTGTTATGACAATACCATTTCTTAAACAATTCTAAGCTTCCTCTCATACACTCACCTCAAATTTGTATTTATGCAATACACTTTCACGCTTATTAATAATGTATCGCATCAATACAATCTATTCAAGAGATACATCTCTTAATAACACCTTCATAGATAAATAAAATGTATTATATTGTTAGCCGAAGAGCATCTTCAACATGAATATCTACATACTTATTTCTTTTCTTCCCTTCCAGAGCTGCCCAAACAAAACGGACTTCGTTCCCTTCCTCATCTACGCTCCACAGAGCATACGGGTCCTCAACAATTGCTCTAAGCCCAATTTTATCAGAGTAATCATGCAAAACGTTATCCGAAGCATGCTTATGACCAATAGTTATCAAATCGCCCTTCTTCAGTTCACCATTTGTTTCATAGAGTAATTTATGTAGCCCTTCTAATAAGTTAACGATCTCTTTCCTGTCTACAGAGCCGAAGTAAACCAAATCATTATTCGAAACATTTAATTTTATAGACATAATATTATTATCATCTGTGGTTGCAATCGATACTATGTCATTATTATGCAAGGAAATACGTGCATCCATTATTATTCATCCCTTCTACTTCCATCGCCTTCATCTTACTTTAGCGATGGATGAAAAGTAATCCCTAAGTAGAGCTTGATGCTCCTGTAAAAAGGTAGTACAGAAAGGATTCTTCTCTTCAAACGATGTTCCCTTCATAACTGCTACAGAAAAGCAATCTGCAAAAACTTCGGCTAACATTTCGTCTGAGCACGGCTTAAACGCTCCTCTTACGGCTTCCTTAAATGAGCTCGGTACAATTGTTAAGCCCTTCGTCATATGCACTTGAACTACATGTCCTAACTCATGCATGAAAATATATTCTGGGTTGGAGCTGCTATCAAGATCATTCTTATAAATGACCACTAAATGAATATGCGGGAAGTATGCTGCGTTCATGCTTCTGTTCCCATACGGAACAAAATAGAAGCGAATAGGCACACCGTTAGTATTACGAGCAATAAATCGTCTTACCCCAAAACACTCGATTATTTGAAGTAAGTTTTGAGCAGCTGTCATTTTCAACATTGCTCGTTAGATTCATGGAGTTCATCTAAATCTTGTAGTAAGTTTTTCAATAACTCAGTCTGCTTCTCATAATCAAAAACCGTTACATAAAAAAATAGAAATTCTGCAACAAAACAAGATAATCCCCTTTTAGGCCCTACCATCATAAATGGAGTAGCTACACTGACCTTTAATTCAATCAGGAATTGTTGAAATATACTATGATACGAGCTGTTACTCTGCTTACTCTCTGATCGATTAATAAGAAGTGAAATGAGTTCCCTCTGGGAGTATAGTGTACCCTGCATTAACAGCTCATAAATCTGGTTATCCATCAAGACACCCCTGCTTATTTTTGATAATAACTTAACTTTTCTGTGCTTGCTTTCTAGCCCATTCCATCCCTGGAATCGCTGCTTCAAGGACAGCCGCTACCCAAAGCAGTTCGCAAGTGTCCAATATGAGTCGAGCTAGAGGTAATTTAGTAAACTGGCGCTGCCGCACAACTATCGCTTCCATTAAGTTTTTTTTATCAAGTTCACCTAACTCTGGTATCTTCGATAAGAACTTAGCAGCCAGTATACCATTAATCCTCTCAAGCTCCTCGTTTGCCTCTTCCAACGTTAAACGATATTGTTCCCAGTCGATATCT encodes:
- the xerC gene encoding site-specific integrase gives rise to the protein MVGSITTVGTKFRVTFDFGTDSKGKRIRKYTSASSEADARKLLNEFEYNQQRNLLVQTTKMTFSEFLEHWIENYVKYNCEETTIYGYRNIIYKHIIPFLGNFELQKLQPAHIQQSYKYLMDDKLLSPNTVHKHHACIRKALDYGLKQQFVHRNVSDAVTLPKKERFVGQSYTRDQLNILLDRVKDTKLELPVYLAGYLGLRREEIVGLQWKYINFKDRSIQIAEVRTSAGSKEIVKAPKTEQSKRVLI
- a CDS encoding helix-turn-helix domain-containing protein, which encodes MFKKWYCHNKADVQRDFQKYMEQYAPDPEDLKSELYKQMHNLCIRFQQALENCSLPILTDDWWYYDYALTNDGIDLRLYYCEEFNLDEGGELESSTSTEEFTLLSVKCDYFTVDQFAKLNDVSDITVRQWIRRGKLRTARKVGRDWLIPVIAPKPTRGFRAASYQWERLPVELSDSFPFLEGYDYIYIFKNKEVRNQFEGILGYPGQSNRMKIVLSTKDREKLELALISSGTVSVEEF